In Aeromicrobium marinum DSM 15272, one genomic interval encodes:
- a CDS encoding phospholipase D-like domain-containing protein — protein sequence MRIRPPSPRAIAWRAARTWLVAVVVVVVGLMSTTKIRKLLRGKRAAEPFRRTPVRAVPVAGSQIATFTDGAELFEDMLAAIDAASERVLLETYILKADATGQRFKDALVRAAGRGVDVHVIYDGFANLVVSPSFLRFPAPIQVLRYPVWAAGLQVFNPRRLGRDHRKILVVDGTVGYVGGYNIGDLYATDWRDTHLRVTGPAVWDLDNAFVDFWNLRGGSLRRLHQIGTASWDPHVRAHRNTPGQLMYPIRGMYLEAIDRAQHHIYITAAYFIPDHDILQGLLDAARRGVDVRILMPEVSNHVVADWLSRGFYGSLLAGGVRILLYQDWMVHAKTATIDGRWSTVGTANIDRLSLTGNYEINLEIIDPGLAAHLEAVFDNDTRPPQARELTRAEWERRHLVARVCELILRPLRPLL from the coding sequence ATGAGAATCCGCCCCCCGTCCCCGCGTGCCATCGCCTGGCGGGCCGCCCGTACGTGGCTGGTGGCCGTGGTGGTCGTGGTGGTGGGGCTGATGTCGACCACCAAGATCCGCAAGCTGCTGCGCGGCAAGCGGGCCGCCGAGCCGTTCCGGCGGACGCCCGTACGGGCGGTCCCGGTCGCCGGGTCGCAGATCGCGACCTTCACCGACGGGGCCGAGCTGTTCGAGGACATGCTCGCGGCGATCGACGCCGCGTCGGAGCGGGTCCTGCTCGAGACCTACATCCTCAAGGCCGATGCGACCGGTCAACGGTTCAAGGACGCGCTCGTCCGGGCCGCGGGGCGCGGCGTCGACGTGCACGTGATCTACGACGGCTTCGCCAACCTCGTCGTGTCACCGTCGTTCCTCAGGTTCCCGGCCCCCATCCAGGTGTTGCGCTACCCGGTCTGGGCGGCCGGGCTCCAGGTGTTCAACCCGCGCCGACTCGGTCGGGACCACCGCAAGATCCTGGTCGTCGACGGGACCGTGGGGTACGTGGGCGGCTACAACATCGGCGACCTCTACGCGACCGACTGGCGCGACACCCACCTGCGGGTGACCGGCCCTGCGGTGTGGGACCTCGACAACGCCTTCGTCGACTTCTGGAACCTGCGGGGCGGGTCGCTGCGACGGCTGCACCAGATCGGCACCGCCAGCTGGGACCCGCACGTGCGAGCCCACCGCAACACGCCCGGACAGCTGATGTACCCCATCCGCGGCATGTACCTGGAGGCGATCGACCGGGCCCAGCACCACATCTACATCACCGCGGCGTACTTCATCCCGGACCACGACATCCTGCAGGGACTGCTGGACGCCGCGCGCCGCGGGGTGGACGTCCGCATCCTGATGCCGGAGGTCTCCAACCACGTCGTGGCCGACTGGTTGTCCCGCGGGTTCTACGGCAGTCTCCTGGCGGGCGGCGTGCGGATCCTGCTGTACCAGGACTGGATGGTGCATGCCAAGACCGCGACGATCGACGGCCGGTGGAGCACCGTGGGCACGGCGAACATTGACCGGCTGAGCCTGACCGGCAACTACGAGATCAATCTCGAGATCATCGATCCCGGACTCGCCGCGCACTTGGAGGCGGTGTTCGACAACGACACCCGCCCACCGCAGGCGCGAGAGCTGACCCGCGCCGAGTGGGAGCGTCGCCACCTGGTGGCCCGGGTCTGCGAACTGATCCTGCGACCCCTGCGGCCGCTGCTCTGA